A region of the Desulfovibrio legallii genome:
GTCCGGGTGGGCCACAAAAATACCCTTGGGAGAAATAATGTAGGGGTAGCCAGACTGGCCCATTTTGATGCTCTGAATATAATTTTTTTCCAGTTCATCAATGGCGTAAGACATGCCTATGCCGCCCAGTACCTTGCCGCCGGCGTCCAGCACCGGGGCAGTCACACTGACGATGATCTTGCCCGTGGCAAAACTTTTGGTGGGAGTGGAGCTGAAGCCGCGCTTATTGGCCAGGGCCGCCTGTATGTATTCGCGATTGGACAGATTATTATGTTTTTCCACCATCTTGCCCTGTGCGCAGACAATCCGCTGCTGGCCCGTAGCGTCAAAAACATAGAGCGTGTTGATACTTGCCGAAGACTGCGACATGGCAGCGATAAAAACGGACAAGCCCTCCACGCCGTCGCCGGTTTCCAGATACTGACGCACTTTTGGCGCCTTTGACACTCCATTGACAAGCGTGGATAATTGTTCGCCAAAGTCTCCCATGGACTTTGCTATTGTCTCCACCATCAGACCCATCTCATGTGTGCGGGATTCCATATTGGCTTCATAAGACAATTTGGCCACCACACCAACAAGAGCGGACTGGATAAGGAGAATAACTGCGCTGATCAAAAGCAACAACGTCATGCGAATACTGTGGGCCATCCTCAACTCCATTACAAAAAACCTGTTGTCGTCTGGAACATCGAGGTCTCGGGCGCCCCACCCGCAACCCCAGCCAGGCGATTCCCATTGAAAAGCCTGTCTGCGTGCCGCCAGGTTCCCCTGATCGGCAGCCGCACACGGCGACTGCCGGCTGCCTTGGGTCCCTGCCGTCGCACTGCCGATGTCAGAATAAACGTCTCATTTAGCAATCGGATAAAACACGATAAACTTTATATACGTTGCGCCTATAGGATATTTAGGGAGCAAATGCAAGAAA
Encoded here:
- a CDS encoding HAMP domain-containing protein, whose protein sequence is MAHSIRMTLLLLISAVILLIQSALVGVVAKLSYEANMESRTHEMGLMVETIAKSMGDFGEQLSTLVNGVSKAPKVRQYLETGDGVEGLSVFIAAMSQSSASINTLYVFDATGQQRIVCAQGKMVEKHNNLSNREYIQAALANKRGFSSTPTKSFATGKIIVSVTAPVLDAGGKVLGGIGMSYAIDELEKNYIQSIKMGQSGYPYIISPKGIFVAHPDSSLALQDHSANPGIRDMLGAPSGQGVSFQRNGVDKMLAWYTVPYWNWKVALVMDTAEIQAPAVQQRNVMLGLGLGAIVLLVAVSLLALEKIAIRPLRQLQAYAGTVADGDLNARLDLRLKNEIGKLADALRTMVENLKAKIAEADENTRKA